A single window of Candidatus Flexicrinis affinis DNA harbors:
- the udk gene encoding uridine kinase produces MGVPFTIGVAGGTGSGKTTAAMAIVERVGSDKIAYLPHDAYYRELINLPPDKRATVNFDHPDSLDTPLMIEHIKRLRDWEPVEIPVYDFTIDARTDRTIHVDPQPIILVEGILIFAEPELRDLLDFKIFVDTDSDIRFIRRLQRDIRERGRSVDNVIEQYLRTVRPMHLEFVEPSRRYADIIIPQMGFDHPAIDMVADRVRALAMRGTPPHLSRS; encoded by the coding sequence ATAGGCGTACCGTTTACGATTGGCGTTGCCGGCGGGACAGGCTCAGGCAAAACCACCGCCGCCATGGCGATCGTAGAACGGGTCGGCAGCGACAAAATCGCGTATCTTCCCCACGATGCATACTACCGCGAGTTAATCAACCTTCCACCCGATAAGCGCGCTACGGTGAACTTCGACCATCCCGACTCGCTGGATACGCCGCTGATGATCGAGCATATCAAGCGTCTGCGCGACTGGGAGCCTGTGGAGATCCCGGTCTACGACTTCACGATCGATGCGCGCACCGACCGCACGATCCACGTCGATCCCCAGCCGATCATCCTGGTTGAAGGGATCTTGATTTTTGCCGAGCCGGAGCTTCGCGATCTGCTCGACTTCAAGATCTTCGTGGATACCGACTCCGATATCCGCTTTATCCGCCGCCTCCAACGTGACATCCGCGAGCGTGGCCGCTCGGTCGACAACGTGATTGAGCAGTATCTTCGAACGGTGCGGCCCATGCACCTTGAATTCGTTGAGCCAAGCCGCCGCTATGCCGACATCATCATTCCGCAGATGGGCTTCGATCATCCGGCGATCGACATGGTCGCTGATCGGGTTCGCGCGCTTGCCATGCGTGGTACGCCGCCACACCTAAGTCGTTCCTAA